CCAcgtcgtttgagatgaattgtgatccattgtcacataTAATTTCTGACGAGATACCAAACCTACAGATGATATTACGTTTGATAAaagagatgacctgtttgtcttttacctctgtgaatgcttctgcttctatccatttggaaaaataGTTTGTCATTACTAGCATCCATATTCTGTTTCCTGTAGCTCTAGGCAGAGGGCCcacgatgtccattccccatgtcatgaatggccagggggaaaTGATAGGATGTAAGGGCTCttctggctgatggatcattggcgcTGAACGCTGGCAGGCGTCGCATTTTCGGGCATATTCTGCCGAGTATGCCCTtgttgtgggccagaagtagccttgtATGAGGGCTTTATTTGACAAACTCTTGCCCCTGCATGgcttccacattcgccactgtgcaGAGCATGCAATACAGTATGTGCTTCCTGTTTATcgaggcaccgtaagtagggtccTGCCAGTGACTTTCTAAAAAGCACATTatcaattagtatgaatctggaggttTTCATTTTAAAACCCCTTATCTCCTTCTTGTCGTCTGGCAGCTTGCCGTATCTCAACCAATCTAGGTATGGCGTCCGCCAGTCCCAGTCGTCTGTCTGGTCAGCTGACTGATCGTTTGGCTGGACCGCTGTCTGGCCATACGTGGTTGGTAGAACAACTGCCCCATCTTGCTGATCTTCCAGCTCTCCATTATCTGCTTCTTCTAACTTTTGGATAGACGGTTCCAGTATGTGTGCGATGGGGATATTAGACAGCTCTGTTGgtttgaaggttgcccccagagttgctaaggcatccGCCTCCACGTTTTGGTCTCTGGGGACCCGCTTGAGCTTGCAATCTCTAAATTTTTGTTTAAGCTCCTTTGCCACTTTTAAGTAGGCGATCATCTTTGAGTCCCTGGCTATGAATTCATCATTCACATGGTTAACTATCAGTAAGGAGTCACTGAATATCTGTAGGTTCCTGActcctaactccagagctagctgcattcctagtaTTAGGGCTTCATACTCTATTTCATTATTAGTTGCCTTCAATTCATACCgcactgcttgtgctatcagatctccctgtggtgatcgcaggattaatcctacacctgcccccctttggttggaggctccatcgatgtgcatctgccagacttctacCTCCTCCTTCCCTTTGAGGGTTAGGATCTCTTCGCCTGCCCGATTCTGGATAGCTGGACTGAAATCTGACACAAAATCTGCCAGCGCCTGTGATTTTATCGCTGTTCTTGGATCATATATGATGTCGTACCCACTAAGGTGTAtggaccattttgacattctgcctgacagctCAGGCTTCCTCATTACAGATTTTAATAAAtaattggtcacgacatgtatggtgtgggactcaaagtAGGGGCGCAGTTTGTACGATGCAATAACAAGTGTTAGTACgaatttttcaagagatgtgtacctggtctctgctagtagcagagacttgcttacatagtagactggcgTCTGCTCCTTGTCCTGCTCTCTGACTAGAACCTCACTTACTGCTACCTTTGTGATAGCTAGATAGAGAAACAGTGGCTCTCCCAGCTCCGTCTTTGATAGTAGCGGCGGGgtgctgaggtagtgcttcagctcCCTGAATGCCTGCTCATGGTCTACCGTCCATTCGAACTTCTGGCTCTTCCTCAATATATCGTAGACTAGCCTGCACTTGTCTGAGGATCTCGAGATGAATCTGCTCAAAGCTGCCACTTTTCCTGCTAGCCTCTGCACATCCTTCGGTTTTTCTGGTGACTCCAGCTGCAACACGACCTTAATTTGCTCGGTGCTGGCTTCTATTCACCTTTGAGTTACGatgtagcccaagaatttgccggATGAGACTCGAAAGGTACATTTGGATGGATTCAGCTTTATTTTGTATTCTCTGAGGGTGCTGAATATTTCTGCCAGATGCTGCATGTGATCCTTAACTTTCTCTTGACTTCACCACCATATCGTTAATATATACCTCCATgacatggttcttcctattttcTCTTTAAACATTCTGTTGAccaacctttgatatgtggaccctgcattcttcaggccgaagggcatgacgttgtagcattATATTCCTCTCTCAGACATGAATGTTATCTTCTCTTGATCTACTGgatccattttgatttgattgtaacAACCTCAGGCGTCTAAGAATGTTAACATTTCATGTCAAGCTGTCGCATCCAACATTGCGCCAATGTGTGGTAGTGGGAAGGGGTCCTTGGGACATGCTTTGTtaaggtcggtgaagtccacgcaTACTCTCCATTTCTCATTCTTCTTGGGCACCACCACCACGTTTGATAGCcactctggatattttacttcccTTATCTTGTTTGCTACTAGCAGGCTGTCTACCTCCTGGTTGATCACCTTCCTCCTTTCAGCTGCGAAATTTCTCCGTCTCTACTGGATGGGCTTGCATCCTGGGTCTACGCTGAGTTGTATGTTATGATGGATGTAtgtattcctatcatgtcatcatggGACCATGTGAAACGATCCATGTTGGCCTGCAATAATTTAATTAGGTGTTGTATGAGATCTCCTGTGCATCCAGCCCCAATTAGCATGAtcctttctgggtgcagcttgtccaggttgatctgaTCTAGCTCCTCGGCTGGAGGCTCAATGTATTCGTCTTGGACATGCtgtttctgtaattgctatgctggaggGTTGGCAGTACATTTTAATGCcttcttgtagcagcctctagcttcctcatGGTCTCCTCGTATTGTTTCTACCCCCCATGGTGTGGAGAACTTTACACATTGATGATATGTCGAGGGGACTGCCTTCATCAGATGCAACTATGGTCTTCCAAGAATAACATTGTAGGTAGATGGTCCGTCTATGACCAGGTATCTTACTTGTTTATTGACTCCTCCTATATAGGTTGGGCTTACGGTTTCTCCCAGTGAGTTAGCTTAGCTGTTtccccactgaatcctaccaacgGGATGGTTTTCTTTTGCAAGTCcttctcgctgaaccccatgttttctatggttttcagcatgattaggttgaccgagctACCAGTATCTACCAGAATCTTTCTAACCATGCAATTGACCATTGATAGTGTTATGATAAGTGCTTCATAATGCTCATGTCCGTCATGTACATCCTCTTCGTCGAAAGCTACAACAGgcaggtcactgtgagaaattctacAAGAAGTTTCTGGTCTATCTCCCTTAGTCTCAATAGCACGCATtttggctgctgaatatgtcaatccgcttaaggctgagccgcctgttatcacgtttattatatTGGTTCATGTAGGTGGCCCTGCAGGCTTTGCGGAGcccaccttatcctgctgcttgcccccacttGGTAGTAGGTGGCTCAACTCTCCTTGCTCGTATAGGCGCCTAATCTCCCTGCGTAAGGTGTAGCAATCTTCCGTGTTATGCCCGATGTCATGATGGAACTCACACTTTTTCTTACCGTCTTTTCGCCATGACTGCCCTTCTACTGGTGGCCTAGGCCACCTTACCccgtctcccatctccctgagtgcttttAGGATTCCTCCGACGCCAGTTGTGAATCCGTATTTTGTGAGTGTGGGGAGTTGCTGATTCTCTTCTCTGTTGTCGTTCCTGTTGACTCCCCTACCATGTGGCTTGTACCTTTCCTCCTTCTTGCTGGTGGATTGTTTTCTACTCGAATTTTCCATGGCTGATGTGCTGGATACGCTTGGCGTACTTGGtatgctggctctggctaggatatcttcttcTAGTCTGATCATAGCTGCTGGCTTTTCTTGCACCGCTTCGAAGCTATGGCAAgggtgcatagttagctgcttatACAGGTCTGACTCATGGTGTAGGCCCCTTCTAAAGGCTTCCACCGCTGTTGACATGTCACATTCTCGTACCgccaccttctcattgttaaatatagTGTTGTACTCTCCAATGGTCTCACTTGCTCCTTGAACAATTCTGTACAAGTCGCCTGCCTGCTTTTCTAGCTACCGACTGCTTCCGAATTGCTGAGTGAATGCATTTACCAGGTCGACAAACGTGGACATTGATCTGTTATGAAAACTTACGAGCCATCGGAGTGCTGGTCCCGACAGTGTGAATCCAAACCCTTTGCACATACAAGCTTCTTTTATGTGTCCTTTAGCTGTCACCGatatcattttctgcttgtattgGCTTTTGTGGTCAAAGGGTTCtgttgtgccgtcgaagagaggcatgttcggatttgtgaatccctttggcatgacGATAACAGATATTGCATCCATGAATGGCGAGTCAGCATAACTGTCGGGTGCTGCTTTCTTGAGTGGAGGTGGCAGTCCTGGACCCTGCTTAGCATCTCTCTCTGTTCTAGATACTGCTGGTTGGTTAGGTTTCCTGAGTCCGAGCTACGTCTGTCTGTTACCTGCTGATTTGGAGTACTGCTTCTAGGCAAGAATTCTTAAGGATTCTGGCGTGGCGTGCTGCCTAATGGGGCTGAAGTCACGAGCGTTCCCTGGTGCCAGCTTACCTGCGGACTACCTGTGGATCCTGCACCGGGTGTTTGGTTAGTCATCACGAGGTTACTGGCTGGAGTATTACCTCGCTGTGTTTCTATACGACTGGCAGTCTGCCAGCTGTCTGGTGTTAGATATCCAAGTCCTTGTGGGATTATCCTTTCTCTTGTCGGCACTGCTGTCAGATCTAATCTTGTTCCCAGCTCGGCTGGTATTTGCCGAGGTTgactcctgctgcctgatgcccccgGGTGAGATACACTATCGGGGCCCGTCCTTCTTCTTTCGTGCTTGCTGGTGTGGTGTACTGTTGTTTCAGGATGTCTATTTGCGCCCATAGTTCCATGTTCCTCTTCCTTGCATCAGCTTCTGCCTTCCTCTGGTCTTCTCGCATACCCTCCATGACCTTCTACAAGTTTTCCATGCCACTAAGCAAGGTTTGTGTTGGACTTGGAGGTGGAGTGAGGCCTGAACTTCCTGTTCCCTTGTCTGATCTGGATTGTGCCACTACAGGAGGAGTTTTGGGAGGCAGAGTGACTTTTGTCACAGATGTGGTTCTTGGGGTGTGTCCGAATGCTGGAGTTTGAGCCGTTGATGCTGGATTTTGAACAGGATTTGGTGGTATCGACGGCTGACCGCTCCCTAACACGGCTGCTGATGTTTGTTTGTCCATTATGTGTCTGAGTAattaacgattgacgaccacaatgctctacggtgggcgccaaactgttggTAATTTTCTACCGAATTCGGTTTAgtaggtcaatgcggtcttattcGTTGTTTGTTGATTGAGATGTTTATGTTAATGAAAAGATGCAAATAAAGGTTAACACAAGAGATTTGGTgatgcggaaaacccaatgtgggaaacgaccgcgggaagggacggtacccttccaatgaGTGCACTAGCTTTGAATATGATATTGAGTACAGAGGAGACGGCACGTTAGCCTAGCTAGTACTATGCGTTATGTTTGTATGATGGTTCTTGAACGAATATTCTTCCTTgtctccttggctatttatagggtaggaacccTAGTTGTGTCGTACTCCGTTTATGACAAGCAATATTAGTCCTACCATGCTTCTTTCCATAAACACGACTTTGTATTCTATTCTCCCTGATCTTCCTGAATTCTCCCTGGCGACATCACAACGTGTGGGCTTTTTCTATTCACGGGCCCTTCATAATTGCTAAGCGTCCTCGACCCAACTTATTAAACGAAATCAGATGGGCTTGCTTCCTATTAGGCCAATATGCGGATTTTGGCCCAAACATCGTCATCTTCATAACCTGTTGGACTTTAATCTTAGCGGCGATAACCATCTCGAATTGATTACGAGGCTAGTCATTGTATGCATCTATCATATTAAGGCAATAGTAACCACAGTCATCCTCGCTCAAAATTGGCAAGGCTAAACAGCAGATCGCTAGGTGTTTATAAATTGATAGCATTAAGATTACAGAGTAGGTTAAAACATATTTCTATTGATTGCAAAACTCTTAATAATGCGGGACAAATCTGGCATATGCATTGTTGATACAATTTCTACATACAGAGTAGGGCTAGTGCGAGTTGGGTCCATATTATCTGGTTCGGACCTGATCCACATAGTATTTTTTTTATCGGGCCAAGTTGAAATGGGCTGGAAATATTGGGCACTGGCCCGGCACAGGCTGGCCGGGCTAGAAAATATCGGGCCACGAATGCGAGCTGACATGCACCATTTAACAACTCTACATATGAGAGAGGGTAGTGGGTAGAGCTAATAATGTGTAGACCGCTACTATTTAAAAGGATTTGTTCATAATAATATGGGTTTTTTTTATAATTGTTACCACGTATAATTTATATTTTATTAACTACTAATAAAGTCAAATTTCTTTAAAAATTGCTACCAATGTTGGTTTGGTTTAAAACTAACTACCAAATGACCACAAACCTCCTATTTGCGCATGAGAAGATAATAATACCCCTATTTTATACTCCCCTCACTCATATCATCCATTTACCCAAACATATCTCTCTTTAACCTAATTTAACTTCCCTCGTCATTAACCTAACCTAAATTACTTCCTAATTAAATTGGGGATTATGAAAATCATCTCAATCCTATAAACTTCTTCCCCAAATTGAatcctagattagggtttacatCTAATCTA
This sequence is a window from Silene latifolia isolate original U9 population chromosome 8, ASM4854445v1, whole genome shotgun sequence. Protein-coding genes within it:
- the LOC141595241 gene encoding uncharacterized protein LOC141595241 codes for the protein MRAIETKGDRPETSCRISHSDLPVVAFDEEDVHDGHEHYEALIITLSMVNCMVRKILVDTEASTEQIKVVLQLESPEKPKDVQRLAGKVAALSRFISRSSDKCRLVYDILRKSQKFEWTVDHEQAFRELKHYLSTPPLLSKTELGEPLFLYLAITKVAVSEVLVREQDKEQTPVYYPELSGRMSKWSIHLSGYDIIYDPRTAIKSQALADFVSDFSPAIQNRAGEEILTLKGKEEGDLIAQAVRYELKATNNEIEYEALILGMQLALELGVRNLQIFSDSLLIVNHVNDEFIARDSKMIAYLKVAKELKQKFRDCKLKRVPRDQNVEADALATLGATFKPTELSNIPIAHILEPSIQKLEEADNGELEDQQDGAVVLPTTYGQTAVQPNDQSADQTDDWDWRTPYLDWLRYGKLPDDKKEIRGFKMKTSRFILIDNVLFRKSLAGPYLRCLDKQEAHTVLHALHSGECGSHAGARVCQIKPSYKATSGPQQGHTRQNMPENATPASVQRQ